Proteins encoded in a region of the Photobacterium profundum SS9 genome:
- a CDS encoding glycerophosphodiester phosphodiesterase family protein produces MNIKKYVREVFDLFFLFVHNIYYRRCNISVEKYYKNNFEFVFTKKMCTQVDIEVKDLKSKKNILEESIFVNDFEYFKFSAKKDQRVVLTINLKRKWKRKTYKIYISNITNNKYFGNKIAHAMGEIGGLVYTNSYEAFLKQYKLGYRYFEVDLQLTKDKEIILFHDINDYHGSKWLEHDEVMELNNSYFESFKYDDKYSVLSILDLFNIAKEYTDVYFILDIKSRELQLSIRERILKEVYNSYSKSSRAYDDNFLSFLLKRFSAYKSDYFILNKLVDMTSDNSEVINRFIPQVNKLNIDSIYETYDFPLKLWRDSHATLDEDIKYSCLNGISNYSVNAEKISERTLALAKSFGVKLYIYNHNNNFTHDSHNNINVGYFVD; encoded by the coding sequence ATGAACATCAAAAAGTATGTAAGAGAAGTGTTCGATCTGTTTTTCCTTTTTGTTCATAATATTTATTATAGACGATGTAACATTTCAGTCGAAAAATATTATAAAAATAATTTTGAGTTTGTTTTTACAAAGAAAATGTGTACTCAGGTTGATATTGAAGTAAAAGATTTGAAAAGTAAAAAAAATATTTTAGAGGAATCGATATTTGTCAACGATTTTGAATATTTTAAATTTTCCGCAAAGAAAGATCAAAGAGTAGTGTTAACTATAAATTTAAAAAGAAAATGGAAAAGAAAAACTTATAAAATTTACATATCTAACATTACAAATAATAAATACTTTGGGAATAAAATTGCACATGCAATGGGTGAAATTGGAGGGTTAGTTTATACTAATAGCTATGAAGCCTTTTTAAAACAATATAAGCTAGGTTATAGATACTTTGAAGTGGATTTACAGTTAACTAAAGATAAAGAAATTATATTATTTCATGATATTAATGATTATCATGGTTCTAAATGGCTTGAACATGATGAAGTTATGGAACTTAATAATTCTTATTTTGAATCTTTTAAGTATGATGACAAATATTCAGTATTATCAATTTTAGATTTGTTCAATATAGCTAAAGAATATACAGATGTATATTTTATTTTAGATATTAAATCTCGAGAACTACAACTATCAATACGCGAGAGAATATTAAAAGAAGTTTATAATTCATATTCAAAAAGCTCTAGAGCTTATGACGATAATTTTTTATCTTTTTTATTAAAACGTTTCTCCGCTTATAAATCAGATTATTTTATTTTGAATAAGTTAGTAGATATGACTTCCGATAATAGCGAAGTTATCAATCGTTTCATTCCACAAGTAAATAAATTAAATATTGACAGTATCTATGAAACATATGATTTCCCTTTGAAATTATGGAGAGATAGTCATGCTACCCTAGATGAAGATATTAAATATAGCTGTTTGAATGGGATATCTAATTATTCGGTTAATGCTGAAAAGATTTCAGAAAGAACTTTGGCTTTAGCTAAATCTTTTGGAGTTAAATTGTATATATACAATCATAATAATAACTTTACGCATGATTCACATAATAACATTAATGTAGGCTACTTTGTAGATTAG
- a CDS encoding CDP-glycerol glycerophosphotransferase family protein: MEFKKYIRLLIFKMVWLLDIIIPKNNHQILFSSNSRNVFSGNSKALYNDFINDENFIIKYTVKSFNNDINYIDIKSLRGVWYFLRSRVVIGTHGLSDFYYDFSSRKIFIQTWHGTPLKKLGLCDENNANNLNEVHKHIKKISYFLSPSNMVSSSLVRCFGLPENKLLEIGYPRNDCLIKSSCPNELHSKYKAKRVILYAPTFRDWTSVVLFPFENFEYNQLEKLLDKLDAVLLVRSHVNEKFKTDCISDRIISFDSNECVDVNDILGEVDLLITDYSSIYFDYLLLDRPSIFIPYDLEEYREKRGFLYDDYDNLMVGDKVYNQEEFLDSIKSNFEYDKYSKLRSGVNNMLNYYQTDNTSSYIKKLLINKYTNSVEEKN, translated from the coding sequence ATGGAATTTAAAAAATATATTCGTTTGTTGATATTCAAAATGGTTTGGTTGTTAGATATTATAATCCCAAAAAATAATCATCAAATATTATTTTCATCTAATTCAAGGAATGTTTTCTCTGGAAATTCAAAAGCTTTGTATAACGACTTTATAAATGATGAAAATTTCATTATTAAATATACAGTTAAGAGTTTTAATAATGATATTAATTATATTGATATTAAATCATTAAGAGGTGTTTGGTATTTTTTAAGATCTCGAGTTGTAATTGGAACACATGGTTTGAGTGATTTTTATTATGATTTTTCAAGTCGGAAGATATTTATTCAAACATGGCATGGAACACCACTTAAAAAACTTGGTTTATGTGATGAAAATAATGCAAACAATTTAAATGAAGTGCATAAACATATAAAAAAAATAAGTTACTTTCTGTCACCTTCAAATATGGTTAGTTCAAGCTTAGTTAGGTGCTTTGGTCTACCTGAAAATAAGTTACTAGAAATTGGATATCCAAGAAATGATTGTTTAATCAAGTCAAGTTGTCCAAATGAACTTCATAGTAAGTACAAAGCAAAGAGAGTGATTTTATATGCTCCAACATTTCGAGATTGGACTTCGGTCGTATTATTTCCATTTGAGAATTTTGAATACAATCAATTAGAAAAACTTTTAGATAAGTTAGATGCTGTACTTTTAGTTAGAAGTCACGTAAATGAAAAATTTAAGACTGATTGTATTTCAGATAGAATAATAAGTTTTGATTCTAATGAATGTGTGGATGTGAATGATATTTTAGGTGAGGTTGATCTTCTTATAACTGATTACTCTTCTATATATTTTGATTACTTATTATTAGATCGGCCATCAATATTTATACCGTATGATTTAGAGGAATACAGAGAAAAGCGTGGTTTCCTTTATGATGATTACGATAATTTGATGGTTGGTGATAAAGTATATAATCAAGAAGAATTCTTAGATTCGATAAAGTCTAATTTTGAATATGATAAATATTCAAAATTAAGGTCTGGTGTTAATAATATGCTGAACTATTATCAGACTGATAACACTAGTTCGTATATAAAAAAGCTGCTTATTAATAAGTATACAAATAGCGTTGAAGAAAAGAATTGA
- a CDS encoding lipopolysaccharide biosynthesis protein, whose translation MRKDLNQILQGFIKTAGRQIITGIVQLIIIMIISRTYGPAGSGSYTIITLLPITLTNLLNMGITASNVYFIGSKKYKVEIVISNLYKIACALSIIGLLIGFLLITFASDNLFPNVDVWLLYIALIVFPLTLLNSFFNSIFQAIQNFKIFNIILIIQPLSMLLLVSFLTLIDENEIIYLISSLIISSLLSLCVSFFHILQIKNDEKEITRDGYIKDSLKYGIKAHLSNIVAFLNNKADIYFVNMLLNPTSVGFYIISVQLSEKIWIVSQALSTVLLPKLSELSDEENTKKEIVLALSKIVFYITIFLSTFVAIISKPVIILLFGEEFSPAIEPLLYLLPGVVFMTVARVLANDLASRGRPELNMYTSIIIVIVNIIGNIILIPLYGISGAAISTSIAYVLNCILRCLMYRYYTKVKISDLFIINRSDAFKLFNLFKVKFGHVKN comes from the coding sequence ATGAGAAAAGATTTAAATCAAATATTACAAGGTTTTATAAAAACTGCTGGACGTCAGATAATTACAGGTATTGTTCAGTTAATAATAATAATGATAATATCAAGAACATATGGGCCTGCTGGTAGTGGTAGTTATACGATTATTACCTTATTACCAATTACATTAACAAATCTTCTAAATATGGGAATAACCGCCTCTAATGTTTATTTTATAGGTTCAAAAAAGTATAAGGTTGAAATTGTTATATCAAACTTATATAAAATAGCATGTGCTTTATCTATAATCGGTTTGTTGATTGGTTTTTTATTGATTACATTCGCGAGTGATAATTTATTCCCAAACGTTGATGTATGGTTACTCTATATAGCGCTTATTGTTTTCCCTTTAACTTTATTAAACAGCTTTTTTAATAGTATATTTCAAGCAATTCAAAACTTTAAGATATTCAACATTATTCTAATTATACAACCCTTGTCAATGTTGTTATTAGTTTCATTTTTAACTTTAATTGATGAAAATGAAATTATATATTTGATTTCTAGTTTGATCATTTCCTCGTTATTATCTTTGTGTGTTTCGTTTTTTCATATTTTACAAATAAAAAATGACGAAAAGGAAATAACTAGGGATGGATACATTAAAGACTCACTTAAATATGGTATAAAGGCTCATTTAAGTAATATTGTCGCTTTTTTAAATAATAAAGCTGATATATATTTTGTTAATATGCTACTTAATCCGACTTCTGTAGGTTTCTATATTATATCGGTACAATTAAGTGAAAAAATATGGATTGTGTCTCAAGCTCTAAGTACAGTACTGCTACCAAAATTGTCAGAGCTTTCTGATGAAGAAAATACAAAAAAGGAAATTGTTTTAGCTCTATCTAAAATAGTCTTTTATATAACTATTTTTCTCTCTACTTTTGTAGCTATTATTTCAAAGCCAGTAATAATACTTCTCTTTGGTGAAGAATTCTCCCCTGCAATAGAGCCATTATTATATTTACTACCTGGTGTCGTCTTTATGACTGTAGCAAGAGTATTAGCAAATGATTTGGCTTCAAGAGGTAGGCCTGAGTTAAATATGTATACATCGATTATAATTGTTATTGTTAATATTATTGGTAATATAATACTGATTCCATTATATGGGATTTCTGGTGCAGCTATTTCCACTTCAATTGCTTATGTACTTAATTGTATTCTTCGGTGCTTAATGTATAGATATTATACTAAAGTGAAGATAAGTGATCTGTTTATTATCAATCGCTCTGATGCTTTTAAATTATTTAACCTTTTTAAGGTTAAGTTTGGTCATGTGAAAAATTAA
- a CDS encoding adenylyltransferase/cytidyltransferase family protein, whose amino-acid sequence MKIIITYGTFDLFHVGHVRLLKRLKSLGDKLIVGVSTDEFNARKGKVAFYNYHDRAEIVSSCQYVDKVIPEEGWEQKVSDIKEYGVSVFAIGDDWEGKFDELKDCCNVVYLKRTENISSSLIKSTLSSFGS is encoded by the coding sequence ATGAAAATAATTATTACTTATGGGACATTTGACTTGTTTCATGTTGGTCATGTTAGGTTGCTGAAAAGGTTAAAAAGCCTTGGAGATAAACTAATTGTTGGTGTTTCTACTGATGAGTTTAATGCTAGAAAAGGAAAAGTAGCATTTTATAATTATCATGATCGTGCTGAAATTGTAAGTTCTTGTCAGTATGTTGATAAAGTTATTCCAGAAGAAGGATGGGAACAGAAAGTTTCAGATATAAAAGAGTATGGTGTTTCAGTTTTTGCTATTGGTGATGATTGGGAAGGTAAATTTGATGAACTAAAAGACTGTTGTAATGTGGTATATTTAAAAAGAACTGAAAATATTTCAAGTTCTTTGATAAAATCTACACTTTCAAGTTTTGGATCTTAG
- a CDS encoding polysaccharide biosynthesis tyrosine autokinase — MSNIKNTSVMQNKTDEIDLTKLFGTLIDSRWTIIIITFIFAIIGVGYAVFSTPIYKADSLIQVEKKSSGVPVLGEMGELFSSESSSSTEMELIKSRMILGKTVDKMNLTTVSEPVLTPVIGKGLQRLSGDELNIDIVRFEINNSHLTNYILKVLDSDKGLYVIFDENEKEILQGITGRAVSKNGINIFIRSINAESGASFRVSKRSKLEAIQWLNSKLSIEELGRTSGIMQLTFIGSNKNQNESILNSINHDYLLQNVERSSAEAENSLVFLKEHLPSIKKDLVISENKLNNYQQENDSIDLNLEAKATLDAFVNLEKQLNQLTFKESEIAQKYTKEHPVYISLLDKRKVLNDKQVELEKQIKKLPITQREVLRLTRDVNVNQQMYVQLLNKVQEFNIVKASTVGNVRIIDSAKSTARAVKPVKSLIVIISTLLGLIIGVFYTLLKSSLNKGVENPDEIEKLGIPVYASIPMSDWQIKIDKEQSKSKNLKIDKTLLAVVNPADLSIEAIRSLRTSLHFAMMEAKNNILMISGPSPSIGKSFVSANMASVIAKSGSKIIVIDADMRKGRMERQMGVTSKPGLSGYLSDQVNIDNIVKATGVENLDFIARGDTPPNPSELLMHPRFKVLLDWASENYDIVLIDTPPILAVTDSAIVGSHAGTTLLVGRFGQNTAKEIEVAKQRFEQNGIQVKGFILNAVIKKAGNSYGYYNYSYE; from the coding sequence ATGAGCAACATAAAAAACACAAGCGTAATGCAAAATAAAACGGATGAAATAGATTTAACCAAACTTTTTGGAACACTAATAGATAGTCGATGGACTATAATTATTATCACTTTTATATTTGCTATAATTGGTGTCGGATATGCAGTTTTTTCAACGCCAATATATAAAGCCGACTCACTAATTCAAGTTGAGAAAAAAAGTAGTGGTGTTCCAGTACTTGGTGAAATGGGAGAGCTTTTTAGTAGTGAATCATCTTCCTCAACTGAAATGGAACTAATTAAATCAAGAATGATACTTGGAAAGACTGTTGATAAGATGAACTTAACAACAGTATCTGAACCTGTACTTACTCCAGTTATAGGTAAAGGATTACAAAGATTAAGTGGCGACGAATTGAATATTGATATAGTTCGATTTGAAATTAATAATAGCCATCTAACTAATTATATATTAAAGGTTTTAGATTCTGATAAAGGTTTATATGTAATTTTCGACGAAAATGAGAAAGAAATATTACAAGGTATTACAGGGAGAGCTGTATCAAAAAATGGTATTAATATTTTTATTCGAAGTATTAATGCTGAAAGTGGGGCATCATTTAGAGTTTCGAAACGAAGTAAATTAGAAGCAATTCAATGGTTGAATAGTAAGCTAAGTATAGAAGAGTTAGGTAGAACTTCAGGTATTATGCAGCTTACATTTATTGGTAGTAATAAAAATCAAAATGAAAGCATTTTAAATAGCATTAATCATGATTATCTATTACAAAACGTAGAGAGAAGTTCGGCTGAAGCTGAAAATAGTTTGGTTTTTTTAAAAGAGCATTTACCAAGCATTAAAAAAGATTTGGTAATCTCAGAAAATAAGTTAAATAATTACCAGCAAGAAAATGATTCTATTGATCTAAACTTAGAAGCTAAAGCTACTCTTGATGCATTTGTGAATTTAGAAAAGCAATTAAATCAACTGACATTTAAAGAAAGTGAGATTGCTCAAAAATATACAAAAGAACATCCAGTTTATATATCTCTTCTTGATAAACGAAAAGTCCTAAATGATAAGCAAGTAGAACTAGAAAAACAAATAAAAAAATTACCAATAACTCAAAGAGAAGTTTTGCGGTTAACAAGAGATGTAAATGTAAATCAACAGATGTATGTGCAACTTTTAAATAAAGTTCAAGAATTTAACATAGTTAAAGCTAGTACTGTTGGTAATGTTCGAATAATTGATTCTGCAAAATCAACTGCTAGAGCAGTAAAACCAGTTAAATCTTTGATAGTTATAATATCAACATTGTTAGGCTTGATTATTGGGGTTTTCTATACATTATTAAAATCATCCTTGAATAAGGGGGTAGAAAATCCTGATGAAATTGAAAAGCTAGGAATACCTGTATATGCAAGTATTCCTATGTCCGATTGGCAAATAAAGATAGATAAAGAACAATCTAAATCAAAAAATTTAAAAATAGATAAAACATTACTTGCAGTTGTAAACCCAGCTGATTTATCGATTGAAGCGATAAGAAGCCTGCGTACAAGTTTACATTTTGCAATGATGGAAGCTAAAAATAATATTTTAATGATATCGGGACCAAGCCCAAGTATCGGGAAGTCTTTTGTATCAGCTAATATGGCTTCTGTTATAGCGAAATCAGGATCTAAAATAATCGTTATCGATGCTGATATGAGAAAGGGACGCATGGAACGTCAGATGGGCGTAACTAGCAAACCTGGTTTATCCGGTTATTTAAGTGATCAAGTAAATATCGATAATATAGTAAAAGCAACTGGCGTTGAAAATTTAGATTTTATTGCGAGAGGTGATACTCCACCTAACCCATCTGAGTTATTGATGCACCCAAGGTTTAAGGTTCTATTGGATTGGGCTTCGGAAAATTATGATATTGTTCTTATTGATACCCCTCCAATTCTTGCTGTTACAGATTCAGCAATAGTTGGATCTCATGCGGGAACTACCTTGCTTGTTGGTCGCTTTGGTCAGAATACGGCAAAAGAGATAGAAGTAGCCAAGCAAAGATTTGAACAAAATGGAATTCAAGTGAAAGGCTTTATTTTGAATGCGGTTATAAAGAAAGCAGGTAATAGTTATGGATATTATAATTATAGCTATGAATAA
- a CDS encoding protein-tyrosine-phosphatase (Wzb shows phosphatase activity towards the autophosphorylated Wzc protein, which induces colanic acid biosynthesis; catalyzes the phosphorylation of UDP-glucose dehydrogenase, an enzyme involved in colanic acid biosynthesis), whose amino-acid sequence MFDKILVVCVGNICRSPSGEYLLKQLLPQKKIASAGVGALIGKPADSMATRVAELKGVSLEHHVAQQLTSELCLEYELILVMEKAHIEAVSKIAPEARGKTMLFGQWVGQKDIPDPYRQSQEAFEYVYCLIDEAAKAWARKL is encoded by the coding sequence ATGTTTGATAAAATTCTCGTTGTATGCGTAGGCAATATTTGTCGGTCACCATCTGGTGAATATTTACTTAAGCAATTATTACCTCAAAAAAAGATTGCTTCGGCAGGCGTTGGAGCTCTCATTGGTAAGCCTGCTGATTCAATGGCTACCAGAGTAGCTGAGCTCAAAGGTGTGTCTCTTGAGCATCATGTGGCACAACAGTTAACAAGTGAATTATGCCTAGAGTATGAGCTTATTCTAGTAATGGAAAAAGCTCATATCGAGGCTGTCTCAAAGATAGCGCCAGAAGCACGTGGCAAAACAATGTTATTTGGACAATGGGTTGGTCAAAAAGATATCCCTGATCCTTATCGACAAAGTCAAGAAGCTTTTGAATATGTATATTGTTTAATTGATGAGGCTGCAAAAGCTTGGGCAAGAAAGTTATAA